Proteins encoded by one window of Candidatus Poribacteria bacterium:
- a CDS encoding fibronectin/fibrinogen-binding protein, whose translation MSYDSLALRLVVQELRETLLGGTIRHIEQANPHTFSFRIGRGVQTHWLTLSAHSLHARAHLIQKPPSGQKQSYLADFLTTHLRRGTITAIEQLGWDRILKITVQPVSDEPIQPPPKAIIAEFMGKHSNIILIDATDDRILESLKRIDETMSRHREILPGETYMLPPQQEKLNPLTLDEAAFTELVGGQAEVRWRYLFNKIDGLSPTLAKEIVARAPETGLWEAYQQVIDCFDVAQASPQLLMDGGEPIAASAMALHQFPQASSQVFDTMSDALTAYYEAVTLKENIVSERRTLTQALKKQENLLQRKADGLHADLGRAEKAEDYRIQGELLLANLHAMTRGQKQVALQNYYSPDLEMLSIPLNPEQSPSENAQAYFKKYTKAKRGHSRIQQLISDIEADQETLRLYASKLEAADSLEALQRLRTEFVANGYLKSPQRGKQKQEVGDGPFRRYTSVNGFQMYVGRNSQSNDLLLRQIAKPRDMWLHAKQIHGSHVIIRNPENRQDIPMPTLLQAAQLAAYYSKAHHASNVPVDYTWARYVVKRKGNVAGYVHYTREKTLFVEPAVPSRKE comes from the coding sequence ATGTCTTACGATAGTTTAGCACTTCGTCTGGTCGTCCAGGAATTGCGTGAAACCCTTTTAGGCGGCACAATTCGACACATTGAGCAGGCGAACCCCCACACCTTTTCATTTAGAATCGGTCGCGGTGTCCAGACGCATTGGTTGACTTTATCAGCACATTCATTGCATGCCCGCGCACACCTCATCCAGAAACCGCCATCTGGACAAAAACAATCCTATCTGGCGGATTTTCTCACAACGCATCTCAGACGCGGTACGATTACTGCGATTGAACAACTCGGTTGGGATCGGATACTCAAGATAACTGTTCAACCTGTTTCCGATGAACCGATACAGCCACCTCCTAAAGCGATTATCGCCGAATTTATGGGCAAACATAGCAACATTATCCTGATTGACGCAACGGACGACAGGATTTTGGAGAGTCTCAAACGTATTGACGAGACAATGAGTCGGCATCGGGAGATTTTGCCCGGTGAAACTTATATGTTGCCACCGCAGCAAGAGAAATTAAATCCGCTGACGCTGGATGAAGCAGCATTCACTGAACTTGTTGGTGGACAAGCAGAGGTGCGTTGGCGATACCTCTTTAACAAAATTGACGGTTTGAGTCCGACGCTCGCAAAAGAGATCGTCGCACGAGCACCGGAAACAGGACTCTGGGAGGCGTATCAACAGGTTATCGACTGTTTCGATGTGGCGCAGGCTTCACCGCAACTGCTCATGGATGGAGGTGAACCGATTGCGGCGTCGGCTATGGCCCTTCATCAGTTTCCGCAGGCTTCCTCTCAAGTGTTTGACACAATGAGTGACGCGCTTACGGCGTATTACGAGGCGGTTACTTTAAAGGAGAATATCGTTTCGGAACGCCGGACCCTCACGCAAGCGTTGAAGAAACAGGAGAATCTGCTCCAGCGGAAAGCGGATGGGCTGCACGCCGATCTGGGACGTGCAGAGAAGGCGGAGGATTATCGGATTCAGGGTGAGTTGCTTCTCGCGAACCTACACGCGATGACTCGCGGGCAGAAGCAGGTCGCGTTGCAAAATTATTACAGTCCTGACCTCGAAATGTTGTCGATTCCGCTGAATCCGGAGCAAAGTCCGTCCGAGAACGCGCAGGCCTATTTCAAGAAATACACAAAAGCGAAACGCGGACATTCACGTATCCAGCAACTCATTTCGGATATAGAGGCGGATCAGGAGACACTTCGGCTATACGCCTCCAAATTGGAAGCCGCTGATTCTTTGGAGGCACTGCAACGGCTACGGACGGAGTTCGTCGCGAACGGGTATCTCAAGTCACCGCAGCGGGGTAAGCAGAAACAGGAGGTGGGCGACGGTCCCTTCCGAAGGTATACCTCTGTCAACGGCTTCCAGATGTATGTTGGGCGGAACAGTCAATCGAACGACCTGCTCTTGCGTCAAATTGCCAAGCCGCGCGATATGTGGCTGCATGCGAAGCAGATTCACGGTTCACACGTCATTATCCGCAATCCAGAGAATCGTCAGGATATTCCAATGCCGACGTTGTTACAAGCGGCACAACTCGCGGCTTACTACAGCAAGGCGCATCATGCCAGCAATGTGCCTGTTGACTATACGTGGGCGCGGTATGTCGTGAAGCGGAAGGGGAACGTCGCAGGATATGTGCATTACACGCGCGAGAAGACGCTGTTTGTGGAGCCAGCAGTGCCGTCGCGAAAAGAATGA
- a CDS encoding transposase, producing MRKAYGFKLQSQKNVIKLGNMIDEMWGIHLHILLLSRRYRRMFGKDVSAYKLKKHIAKLKKRTKPHWKDLPSQVVQDVVLRYGKSQDAFFQNKKDRKAGLTNRKVGRPKIKPRHKYNSMTFTQAGYQLEDNRIKINCIDTWFSFHKHRDIKGLIKTITIKRDRCGDYWIYFSCENVDDSEPKPKTGKSAGFDYGNKTFLTSDAGDKIQSPQFLKQSLKTLQSLNKTLSRKVKGSGNWYRACRALARLHRKIARQRFDWQWKLATELCTEFDTLCFETLNLDGMKRLWGRTVSDHAFYQFLQILEQKCTKHGKNLVKISQWTATTKPCSDCGHPNKELSLSDRQWTCPECGSHHDRDVNAAINIKRAGLAA from the coding sequence ATGAGAAAAGCATACGGGTTCAAACTCCAGTCTCAAAAGAACGTCATCAAACTCGGCAACATGATTGATGAGATGTGGGGCATCCACTTGCATATCCTGCTGTTGTCGCGTCGGTATCGTCGTATGTTCGGAAAAGATGTATCGGCATACAAACTCAAAAAACATATTGCGAAACTCAAGAAACGGACGAAACCGCATTGGAAAGACCTGCCGAGTCAAGTGGTGCAAGATGTTGTATTGCGGTATGGCAAATCCCAAGACGCATTTTTTCAGAACAAGAAAGACCGCAAAGCAGGACTCACGAACCGTAAAGTCGGCAGACCGAAAATCAAGCCGCGTCACAAATACAACTCCATGACGTTCACACAAGCCGGCTATCAGCTTGAAGACAATCGCATCAAAATCAATTGCATAGATACATGGTTCTCTTTCCACAAACACCGCGACATCAAAGGTCTCATCAAGACAATCACGATCAAACGTGACAGATGCGGTGACTATTGGATATACTTTTCGTGTGAGAATGTTGACGATTCCGAACCCAAACCCAAGACGGGTAAGAGCGCAGGATTTGATTATGGAAACAAAACATTCCTCACCAGCGACGCAGGTGATAAGATTCAATCCCCGCAATTTCTCAAACAATCTCTAAAAACGTTGCAATCTCTCAACAAGACCCTCAGTCGGAAAGTCAAAGGTTCTGGCAATTGGTATCGTGCCTGTCGTGCTTTGGCAAGACTTCATCGAAAGATTGCCCGACAACGCTTCGATTGGCAATGGAAACTGGCAACCGAACTCTGCACAGAGTTTGATACGCTTTGCTTTGAAACGCTGAACCTTGACGGCATGAAACGCCTCTGGGGACGCACAGTTTCTGATCATGCCTTCTACCAGTTTCTGCAGATATTGGAACAGAAGTGTACAAAGCACGGAAAAAACCTTGTCAAAATCAGTCAGTGGACTGCAACGACGAAGCCTTGCAGTGATTGTGGACACCCTAACAAAGAACTCTCTCTTTCGGATAGACAGTGGACATGTCCTGAATGTGGTTCTCACCACGACCGAGACGTAAACGCTGCTATCAACATCAAACGGGCAGGCTTGGCTGCCTAA
- the groL gene encoding chaperonin GroEL, whose translation MPAKQIIFDEEARVALKRGADTLADAVKVTLGPRGRNVVIQKSFGAPLVTCDGVTVAKEIELPDPYENMGAQLLESIATKTNDVAGDGTTTATLLGQEILHEGLKNVTAGADPMQLKIGIDKAVVAAVDAITAQSRAVNTHAEILQVASIAANDPANDSDIGATVAEALERVGNDGAITIEEGKTSETAVDIVEGMQFDRGFLSPNFVTDVQAQVVEFENPFVLINTEKISTVADLVPIMEKTMQLGRPLFIIAEDVEGEALSTLVVNKLRGNLQVAAVKAPGFGDRRKEMLEDIAILTGGQVISEETGIRLENIVVGMLGTARRVVVDKDNTTIVGGSGAKEAVDGRVAQIRTQIEETTSEYDQEKLEERLAKLAGGVAVVNVGAATEVEMKEKKARFEDALAATRAAVEEGIVPGGGTALLRAAASLSGVELDGDQETGLNIIQRSLLSPVRAIAENAGMEGSVVVAKVQEGEGNYGFNAATSEYGDMLEEGIVDPTKVVRSALQNASSIAGLLLTTETLITEIEEPPDPAAAAVDPHAGHFH comes from the coding sequence ATGCCAGCAAAACAAATTATCTTTGACGAAGAAGCGAGGGTGGCACTCAAGCGGGGCGCGGATACACTCGCCGATGCCGTGAAGGTTACCCTCGGTCCCCGTGGCAGAAATGTTGTCATTCAAAAATCTTTCGGGGCACCGCTGGTAACATGTGATGGTGTCACCGTCGCAAAAGAAATTGAACTCCCGGACCCCTATGAAAATATGGGTGCCCAGTTACTCGAATCTATTGCAACGAAGACAAACGATGTCGCGGGTGATGGAACGACCACTGCTACCTTGCTGGGTCAGGAAATCCTTCATGAGGGTCTCAAGAACGTCACTGCCGGTGCCGACCCAATGCAGTTGAAGATTGGTATAGACAAAGCCGTCGTCGCGGCTGTTGATGCAATTACCGCACAGAGCCGTGCTGTTAATACACATGCGGAGATTTTACAGGTTGCCTCAATCGCAGCCAATGATCCTGCAAACGACAGTGATATCGGGGCTACCGTCGCTGAAGCTCTTGAAAGGGTGGGGAACGACGGTGCGATCACGATTGAGGAAGGCAAAACCTCAGAAACAGCCGTTGATATTGTTGAAGGTATGCAGTTCGATCGCGGGTTCCTCTCACCGAATTTTGTAACGGACGTGCAGGCACAGGTGGTCGAATTTGAGAATCCTTTTGTGCTCATCAATACCGAGAAAATTTCCACAGTGGCGGATCTTGTGCCGATTATGGAAAAGACGATGCAACTCGGCAGACCCTTGTTCATTATCGCTGAGGATGTTGAAGGGGAAGCACTCTCTACATTGGTGGTGAATAAACTCCGTGGCAACCTGCAAGTGGCTGCCGTTAAAGCCCCCGGTTTCGGTGATAGACGTAAAGAGATGTTGGAAGACATTGCAATCCTGACGGGGGGTCAGGTCATCTCTGAAGAGACGGGTATCCGTTTAGAAAACATTGTTGTCGGCATGCTCGGAACGGCTCGACGCGTCGTTGTTGACAAGGATAACACGACAATCGTTGGCGGCAGTGGTGCCAAAGAAGCGGTTGACGGGAGAGTCGCACAGATTCGGACGCAGATAGAGGAAACGACTTCCGAGTACGACCAAGAGAAGTTGGAAGAACGGCTTGCGAAACTCGCAGGTGGCGTTGCTGTTGTCAATGTGGGTGCTGCGACAGAAGTCGAGATGAAGGAGAAGAAGGCTCGATTTGAAGATGCTCTCGCCGCAACGCGTGCCGCAGTTGAGGAAGGCATCGTCCCTGGGGGAGGCACAGCACTCTTACGCGCCGCAGCGTCTCTGAGTGGGGTGGAACTCGACGGAGACCAAGAAACAGGACTCAATATCATCCAGCGCAGTTTGCTCTCACCCGTGCGTGCGATTGCAGAGAATGCGGGTATGGAGGGTTCGGTTGTTGTTGCCAAAGTCCAGGAGGGTGAAGGGAATTACGGTTTCAACGCCGCAACGTCTGAATACGGCGACATGCTTGAAGAGGGGATTGTGGATCCGACAAAAGTTGTCCGATCAGCGCTTCAAAACGCTTCGAGTATCGCAGGCTTGCTGTTGACGACGGAGACGCTCATTACAGAGATTGAAGAGCCACCGGATCCTGCAGCCGCCGCCGTTGATCCACATGCTGGACACTTCCATTAG